From Bradyrhizobium sp. AZCC 1610:
AACGAATACCTGAAACACCTAAAGGCTCACGCTCAGCGTTGCTTGGCGACCGAACCCGGCACCTTGAAGTTCGAAATCCTCGTGCCGCAGAAGGAAGCCGACACGATCATGCTGTACGAGGTCTATGCCAGCCCGGAAGCATTTGAGATGCACTGGAAGGGCCTGTCCATGCAGCAGGCCAAGCAGGACACGACCGACCTGCAGGTTAGCCTCAGCGGCGTGCCTTGCGATTTCGTCGAATGAGCGACAATTCCTAGACTAGGAGGCTGAGCATCACATCGATACTTTGGCAAA
This genomic window contains:
- a CDS encoding putative quinol monooxygenase codes for the protein MAKLAIVATIKTTPGKRNEYLKHLKAHAQRCLATEPGTLKFEILVPQKEADTIMLYEVYASPEAFEMHWKGLSMQQAKQDTTDLQVSLSGVPCDFVE